In one Solanum lycopersicum chromosome 11, SLM_r2.1 genomic region, the following are encoded:
- the MDC gene encoding mevalonate disphosphate decarboxylase 2 — protein MAAEQSKKWILMVTAQTPTNIAVIKYWGKRDENLILAINDSISVTLDPAHLCTTTTVAVSPSFQQDRMWLNKKEISLDGARYQNCLREIRARANDYEDEKKGIKISKNDWQNLHVHIDSYNNFPTAAGLASSAAGFACLVFSLAKLMNVQEDNGRLSAIARQGSGSACRSLFGGFVKWVMGKEEDGSDSIAVPLADEKHWDELVIIIAVVSSRQKETSSTSGMRETVVTSALIDHRAKEVVPKRIVQMEEAIQNRDFPTFAQLTCSDSNQFHAVCMDTSPPIFYMNDTSHRVISCVEKWNRAEGTPQVAYTFDAGPNAVLIARNRKAATLMLQRLLFHFPPNSDTDLDSYVIGDKSILKDAGIKDLNDIEALPPPPEIKDKVPAQKCKGEISYFICTRPGRGPVLLPDESQALLCLETGLPK, from the exons ATGGCAGCAGAACAATCAAAGAAATGGATTCTTATGGTGACTGCTCAAACACCCACAAACATAGCAGTGATTAAATATTGGGGAAAAAGGGATGAAAATCTTATTCTAGCTATTAATGATAGTATTAGTGTTACCCTTGATCCTGCTCATCTTTGTACCACAACCACTGTTGCTGTTAGCCCTTCTTTCCAACAAGATCGCATGTGGTTAAACAAAAAG GAAATATCCCTTGATGGAGCCAGATACCAAAATTGTCTAAGAGAAATTCGAGCTCGTGCTAATGATTACGAGGATGAGAAGAAGGGTATCAAGATCAGTAAAAATGATTGGCAGAACTTGCATGTGCATATTGATTCTTACAATAATTTTCCAACTGCTGCTGGTCTGGCTTCCTCAGCTGCTGGTTTTGCCTGCCTCG TCTTTTCCCTTGCGAAGTTAATGAATGTGCAAGAGGACAATGGGAGACTTTCTGCCATAGCAAG GCAAGGTTCGGGAAGTGCTTGTCGAAGCTTGTTTGGAGGATTTGTCAAGTGGGTCATGGGAAAG GAGGAAGATGGTAGCGATAGTATAGCTGTTCCACTCGCAGACGAGAAACACTGGGATGAGCTTGTTATCATCATTGCAGTG GTTAGCTCACGGCAGAAGGAAACAAGTAGCACCTCAGGAATGCGCGAGACTGTTGTAACCAGTGCACTTATAGACCACAGAGCAAAG GAAGTAGTACCAAAACGCATTGTTCAGATGGAAGAAGCTATACAAAATCGCGATTTTCCAACTTTTGCCCAACTGACTTGTTCTGACAGCAATCAATTTCATGCAGTCTGCATGGACACTAGCCCTCCTATATTCTACATGAATGACACATCTCATAG GGTAATTAGCTGTGTCGAGAAATGGAACCGTGCAGAAGGAACTCCACAG GTTGCATACACCTTCGATGCTGGGCCAAATGCTGTTCTAATTGCGCGTAACAGAAAGGCTGCCACACTTATGCTTCAGAGGCTTCTTTTCCACTTCCCTCCAAATTCAGATACCGATCTAGACAG CTATGTCATAGGCGATAAGTCAATTCTGAAGGATGCTGGGATAAAGGATTTAAACGACATTGAAGCATTACCACCTCCACCTGAAATTAAGGACAAGGTTCCGGCTCAGAAATGCAAAGGTGAAATAAGCTACTTCATCTGCACAAGACCTGGCAGAGGTCCAGTTTTGCTACCTGACGAAAGTCAGGCTCTCCTCTGCCTTGAAACTGGTTTGCCCAAGTAA
- the LOC101244140 gene encoding uncharacterized protein, whose product MLGKVLVVLLVSGLAWAFPALLPPPPRICGSPDGPTVTGPRIKLRDGRHLAYKEHGVPKDTAKYKVVYAHSFGSTRYESAIASLETLEELGAYVVSFDRPGYGESDPHPKRTIQTTALDMEELADQLGLGPKFYVMGFSMGGHSVWGCLKYIPNRLAGAALVAPVVNYWWPSFPANLSTEEYNLQLTQDQWALRVAHYAPWLVYWWNTQKWFPYNSVLSGKLKMSPPDLEVVSRSDKHANETQKLKEYAVKQGVFESLHRDMMVGFGKWDFDPMDLKNLFPNGSVHLWHGDEDWVVPVILQRYVIEKLPWINYHEIPNVGHLVMHDPAMKEAIWKTFLTVEKEQIVYS is encoded by the exons ATGCTCGGGAAAGTTTTAGTTGTCTTGTTGGTTTCAGGTCTAGCATGGGCGTTCCCAGCCCTCCTACCTCCACCTCCCAGAATCTGTGGCTCTCCTGATGGTCCAACAGTTACCGGACCTAGAATCAAACTTAGGGACGGAAGACATTTGGCTTACAAGGAGCATGGTGTACCCAAAGACACGGCCAAATATAAGGTCGTATATGCACATAGCTTTGGTTCTACCAGATATGAGTCAGCTATTGCATCCTTG GAAACACTCGAAGAATTAGGGGCGTATGTTGTCTCTTTTGATAGACCTGGTTATGGGGAAAGCGATCCTCATCCAAAACGAACCATACAAACTACAGCTTTGGATATGGAAGAGCTTGCTGATCAACTCGGACTTGGCCCAAAATTTTATGTTATGGGGTTCTCCATGGGTGGTCATTCAGTTTGGGGTTGCCTTAAGTACATCCCTAATCG TTTAGCTGGAGCAGCTCTAGTTGCTCCCGTTGTCAATTACTGGTGGCCGAGCTTTCCTGCTAATTTATCCACAGAAGAATACAATCTACAGCTCACACAGGATCAATGGGCACTTCGAGTTGCACATTATGCGCCGTGGCTAGTCTACTGGTGGAACACTCAGAAGTGGTTCCCATACAATAGTGTTTTATCTGGAAAACTCAAAATGTCTCCTCCAGATTTAGAAGTTGTTTCCAGATCTGATAAGCATGCAAACGAAACGCAAAAACTAAAG GAATATGCTGTAAAGCAAGGAGTATTCGAGTCCCTTCACCGTGACATGATGGTAGGTTTTGGGAAATGGGATTTTGATCCTATGGATCTTAAGAACCTTTTCCCAAATGGTTCAGTCCACTTATGGCATGGTGATGAAGACTGGGTTGTACCTGTTATATTACAGCGTTACGTCATAGAAAAACTTCCATGGATAAACTACCATGAAATACCAAATGTTGGACATCTAGTTATGCATGATCCAGCCATGAAGGAGGCTATCTGGAAGACATTTTTGACAGTAGAGAAAGAACAAATAGTGTATTCTTAA